AGATGGCCGGTCGCGGCGGGCCGGCGGCAACCCCGCCAACGACGAACGGCCGGGAAAAAGTCATGGTGTATTACATGCACGGAATTCCCTGCGTGACATGCACGTTCATTGAAACGACCGCCCAGAAGCTTGTCCGCGAAGAGTTTGCCGGGCAAGTCGCCGCCGGCAAGATGGAGTTCGCCTCAATCAGCTATCTCGATCCGGCCAGCGCCGCCCTGGCGGACAAGTACAACGTCGGCGAGAACATGGTCATCGCCGTGCGCCTCGAGGGCGACAAGGAAACTTCCCGCGCGCGGATGGATAAGGTGATGCAACTGGCCGGCGATGAAGCACGGTTGAAAGACTATCTGCGCCAGGGCATCCGCTCGGTGCTGGAAGGAACCGCCAAATGAGCTTATTTGCCGTCATGAGCGGCGTGTTCTGGCTGGGCCTGCTCACTGCCGTCAGCCCATGCCCGCTGGCGACGAACATCGCGGCGATCTCGTTTCTGGGCCGCCACGTCGGCAGCACACGCCGCGTGCTGGGATCGGCGCTGCTGTACACGCTGGGGAGAACGCTGGTTTACGTAGTGCTGGGCGCGGGGCTGCTTTGGGGCTTCCATGCCCTGGCCGGCGGGCAGGGCGACATCAAGCAGTTCGCCAGCCCGACCTCGCGGTATCTCCAGCACTATGGCAATCTGGCGATGGGCCCGGCGCTATTGCTGGTGGGCATGATCCTGATGGGCCTGATCGAATTGAATCTCTCGACGAGCGTCAGCGGCGCCGCGCTTCAGCAGCGGTTAGCCAAGGGCGGCGTGATCTGGGCCCTGCCGCTGGGCATGCTGTTCGCGCTGGCGTTCTGCCCGCCGTCAATCGCCCTGTTCCTCAGCGCACTGGTCCTGTCGCTGGAGCACCATTCGCCGCTGCTGCCGCCGCTGGTATATGGCATCGGAACGGCCGCGCCGGTAGTCGCTTTCGCCTTCCTCATCGCCTTCGCCGGCGGATACGTCGGCAAAGCGTTCAACCGCCTGACGCAGATCGAGAAGTGGATCCGCACGGCCACCGGCATTGTCTTCATCGCGGCCGGAGTTTATTATTGCCTGACGCATATCTACGGCGTCAGGTTTGTCGGATAGGACAGAAAGGTGCAGCTCATGGCCCGTGGCGGATATGTAAGGCGAGTCTTGCGGATGGGGTGGAAAGTCGCCCTGGTGGTGCTCATTGCAGGCGCAGTGGTGTACCAGCTTCGGTTCCGTCCCGTGCCGGTGCAGGCGTTCACTGTTAAATCCGACACCGTGCAGTCGGAGGTCATGGGCACCGGTACGCTCGACGCCCGCACGAAGATCACCATCAGTTCCAAGATCACCGGGCGCATCGCCGGCCTGTCAGCCGATCAGAACGACGCCGTCGTCAAAAATCAGCTACTGGTCGCGCTGGACGACAGCGACCTTCGCCAGCAGGTGGAAATAGCCTCGGCCGCGCTGGAAGCCACCAAGGCGTCCCTGGCGCGGGTTCAGAGCGACATCACCCGCGCCCAGGCCGTCCTGGCCCAGGCGAAACTCGAGCACCAGCGCGCCTCGCAGATGTTTGCGAAACAGGCCGCCACACGCCAGGAAGTCGACAAAGCCAAGGAGGCCTTGGATGTCGCGCAGGCCGCCCTGGCCAGCAGCGCCGCCGCCAAAACCGAGGTGGAACATCAGGTCATCACCGCCGAGCAGACGCTCAACTATCAGCGGGCGCGCCTGGCCGAAGCGCAGATTCTCTGTCCGCTCGATAACGGACTGGTGACGTTCCGCTATCGCGAAGTCGGCGACATCGTCGTGCCCGGCACGGCCATCATGGACGTGGTGGGCCTGAAGGAACTGTGGGTCTCGGCGTGGGTGGACGAATCGGCCTCGGGCGCCCTGGCGGCAGGTCAGCCGGCGCGCGTCGTTTTTCGCTCGCAGCCCGACAAGAGCTACGCCGGCGAGGTCGCCCGCCTGGCCCGCCAGACCGATCGCGAGACGCGCGAGTTTTTGGTGGATGTGCGCGTCAAGGAACTGCCCCCCAACTGGTCCGTGGGCCAGCGGGCGGAGGTCTATATCGCCACCGGCTCCAAGGAAGGCGCGGCCTGTATCCCCCAGCGGTTGCTCCTGTGGCGCGAGGGCAAGGCGGGCGTTCTTGTGGATAACGGCGGCAAGGTTCGCTACCAGAACGTGGAGCTGGGCCTGCGGGGGCGCGAGGCGGTGGAGATCGTTCGCGGCCTGACGCTCGGGCAGGTCGTCGTGACAGCCCAAGACGGGGACAACAGCAGGCTCACAAACGGGCGGGCGATCCGGCGATGAATCTGGCGCTCAAGGACATCCGGCATAACTTCGGGCGTTTCGCCCTGACGGCCATCGGCATCGGCCTGCTGCTCATGCTGGTCATGGGCATGGGCGGGATCTATCGCGGGCTGGTCGACGACGCGACGCTGCTGGTCAACCGCGTCGCCGCGGACTTGTGGGTGGTGCAGAAGAACACGCGCGGACCTTTCGCGGAGGTTTCGCGCATTCCCGCCAACACAGAGGACCGGGTGCGCGCCGTGCCGGGGGTTCTTTCGTCCGATGATTTCGTCTCGCACACGATCCAGCGGGAGTATGACGGACGGCCGTTGCGAATGACGGTTCAGGGATTGTCCTGGCCGCAGGACAGGGGCGCGTGGCTTCCGCTGATCGCGGGGCGCAGGCTCGAACAGTCTCATTTTGAAATGATTGCCGACAAGTCGCTGGGCCTGCCCCTTGGGCATCGCATGACGCTGGGCAAAGACGCGTACACGATCGTCGGCCTTACGCGCAACATGGCCTCCACCAGCGGCGATTCGATGGTGTTCGTCACGTTGGCTGATTCACAGGCCATCCAATACGATCAGTCCGGCGAGACCGTGCGGCTCGAACGCCAGGCCCGCCGGTCCCGCGTGTCAGACGTCGACCCGGGCCGCACTCAGCCCGAACTGCTCAATCGCGCCGGCGGCCTGTCGTCAGGCATTGCCGTGCTGGGTCCGCCCCCCGTCAGCGCCGTGGTGGTCAAAGTCGCCCCCGGCGCTGACGCGGCGCAGGTGGCGGCCACCATCGCCTCCTGGCCGGATGTCTCCGTCCACAGCGCCGATGCGCAGCGCCAATTGCTGGTAGGCGGAATGGTGGACAAGTCGCGGCGGCAACTGGGCCTGTTCCGGGCGCTGCTCATCATTGTTTCGGCCATCATCATGGCCCTGATCCTGTACACGCTGACACTGGACAAGATCCACGACATCGCCGTGCTCAAGCTCATGGGCGCGCGGAACTTCGTGATCGTCAACCTGATCCTTCAGCAGGCACTGCTGCTGGGCATCATTGGATATGCCATCGCATACGTTGCCGGCCAGTGGGTTTTTCCGGTCTTCCCGCGGCGAGTCCTGATCGTCAACGAGGACCTGTGGATGCTCGGGGCCATCGTGCTGGGGATTTCCGTCGTCGCCAGTCTCCTGGGCATCTGGCGTGCGATGAAGGTCCAACCCAACGAGGTGATCGCATGACCTCCAGCGCGATCGACACCATGGCCGTCGAAGCCTCCGGTCTGACCAAGGTCTATGGCAGCGGCAACACCGAGGTGAACGCCCTGCGGGGCGTCGACCTGTCTCTGTCCCGCGGCGAGATCATGGCCCTGCTGGGGCCCAGCGGCGCGGGCAAGAGCACGCTGCTGGCGATTATCGGCCTCGTCACCCGCCCCACTGCCGGCGCCATCACGCTGGCGGGCCAGACCGTCGTTGAGGACGGGAGCTTTGCCGTCGACATCCGCACGTTTCGAAGGCGCCATATGGGGTTCGTCTTCCAGAAGGCCAACCTGATTCCCTTCCTGACGGCCGTCGAGAACGTCCGCGTGGCGATGGAGATCAACGACCACTCCCCCCGCCACTCGCGGCGACGGGCGATGGAGCTGCTGGACTACCTCGGCGTCGCCGACCGGGCTGATTACTATCCTAACATGCTTTCCGGCGGCCAGCAGCAACGCGTGGCGGTCGCGCGGGCCTTGGCCAATGAACCGGACCTGATCCTGGCCGACGAACCGACAGCCGCCCTGGACAGCGTTCGCGGCAGGCAGGTCATGGAGCTCTTCCGCAAGGTGGCCCACGAGCGCCGGGCCGGCGTGATTGTCGTGACGCACGACCACCGGGCACTGGACGTCTTCGACCGCTCACTCGAGATGGAAGACGGGCTGATCACCACCGCGAATCAACAATCGGGGCTGAACAACGCATCCACAGACCACGCCCCGGCGCCGACGATCAGCAAGAACAGCAGGCTCATCAACATGGAGTAATCCGTTCTTGCCGCGTCTTCCATCGCCCAGAACCCCCGCGACAGGAGGATGGGAATCTTGGTGGTGGCGATGGCCACGGTAATGTTGATCAACAACAGCAACGCGCAGGGACGGACCAGCAGCCCGATCAGCAACAGCAAGCCGCAGACAACTTCGACTACGCCCACGAAAGGCCCCATGACCTGCGGAAAGGGAATCCCGATGTGCGCGAACCG
The sequence above is a segment of the Planctomycetaceae bacterium genome. Coding sequences within it:
- a CDS encoding ABC transporter ATP-binding protein; amino-acid sequence: MTSSAIDTMAVEASGLTKVYGSGNTEVNALRGVDLSLSRGEIMALLGPSGAGKSTLLAIIGLVTRPTAGAITLAGQTVVEDGSFAVDIRTFRRRHMGFVFQKANLIPFLTAVENVRVAMEINDHSPRHSRRRAMELLDYLGVADRADYYPNMLSGGQQQRVAVARALANEPDLILADEPTAALDSVRGRQVMELFRKVAHERRAGVIVVTHDHRALDVFDRSLEMEDGLITTANQQSGLNNASTDHAPAPTISKNSRLINME
- a CDS encoding aromatic aminobenezylarsenical efflux permease ArsG family transporter; this encodes MSLFAVMSGVFWLGLLTAVSPCPLATNIAAISFLGRHVGSTRRVLGSALLYTLGRTLVYVVLGAGLLWGFHALAGGQGDIKQFASPTSRYLQHYGNLAMGPALLLVGMILMGLIELNLSTSVSGAALQQRLAKGGVIWALPLGMLFALAFCPPSIALFLSALVLSLEHHSPLLPPLVYGIGTAAPVVAFAFLIAFAGGYVGKAFNRLTQIEKWIRTATGIVFIAAGVYYCLTHIYGVRFVG
- a CDS encoding efflux RND transporter periplasmic adaptor subunit; this encodes MARGGYVRRVLRMGWKVALVVLIAGAVVYQLRFRPVPVQAFTVKSDTVQSEVMGTGTLDARTKITISSKITGRIAGLSADQNDAVVKNQLLVALDDSDLRQQVEIASAALEATKASLARVQSDITRAQAVLAQAKLEHQRASQMFAKQAATRQEVDKAKEALDVAQAALASSAAAKTEVEHQVITAEQTLNYQRARLAEAQILCPLDNGLVTFRYREVGDIVVPGTAIMDVVGLKELWVSAWVDESASGALAAGQPARVVFRSQPDKSYAGEVARLARQTDRETREFLVDVRVKELPPNWSVGQRAEVYIATGSKEGAACIPQRLLLWREGKAGVLVDNGGKVRYQNVELGLRGREAVEIVRGLTLGQVVVTAQDGDNSRLTNGRAIRR
- a CDS encoding DoxX family protein, giving the protein MACIRKLLQTRAQAAVLVIRLLAGGVFFAEGLKKFLFVDQWGAGRFAHIGIPFPQVMGPFVGVVEVVCGLLLLIGLLVRPCALLLLINITVAIATTKIPILLSRGFWAMEDAARTDYSMLMSLLFLLIVGAGAWSVDALFSPDC
- a CDS encoding nitrophenyl compound nitroreductase subunit ArsF family protein, whose protein sequence is MAFLLVSIGVAIGKEMAGRGGPAATPPTTNGREKVMVYYMHGIPCVTCTFIETTAQKLVREEFAGQVAAGKMEFASISYLDPASAALADKYNVGENMVIAVRLEGDKETSRARMDKVMQLAGDEARLKDYLRQGIRSVLEGTAK
- a CDS encoding ABC transporter permease; this translates as MNLALKDIRHNFGRFALTAIGIGLLLMLVMGMGGIYRGLVDDATLLVNRVAADLWVVQKNTRGPFAEVSRIPANTEDRVRAVPGVLSSDDFVSHTIQREYDGRPLRMTVQGLSWPQDRGAWLPLIAGRRLEQSHFEMIADKSLGLPLGHRMTLGKDAYTIVGLTRNMASTSGDSMVFVTLADSQAIQYDQSGETVRLERQARRSRVSDVDPGRTQPELLNRAGGLSSGIAVLGPPPVSAVVVKVAPGADAAQVAATIASWPDVSVHSADAQRQLLVGGMVDKSRRQLGLFRALLIIVSAIIMALILYTLTLDKIHDIAVLKLMGARNFVIVNLILQQALLLGIIGYAIAYVAGQWVFPVFPRRVLIVNEDLWMLGAIVLGISVVASLLGIWRAMKVQPNEVIA